A region from the Streptosporangium sp. NBC_01756 genome encodes:
- a CDS encoding helix-turn-helix domain-containing protein, whose translation MLARRPEDDRSDPEREYQSLGTLIRAWRDRALLTQEQLADRAGVNVRTIRRLEGDAVGRPRSASIRLLTEALGLDARERAEFTAAAVRGSR comes from the coding sequence ATGCTTGCCAGGAGACCAGAGGACGACCGGAGCGATCCGGAAAGGGAATACCAGAGCCTGGGGACGCTCATCCGGGCCTGGCGTGACCGCGCACTGCTGACCCAGGAGCAACTCGCCGACCGGGCGGGTGTCAATGTACGCACCATCCGCAGGCTCGAAGGTGACGCCGTAGGGCGCCCCCGGAGCGCGTCGATCCGGTTGCTGACCGAGGCATTGGGCCTGGACGCGCGGGAACGCGCGGAGTTCACCGCCGCGGCCGTACGGGGCAGCCGGTGA
- a CDS encoding MFS transporter: MATTTKIRPRALVRASGGPRYAVALAVDALGTGLLRPFLLLYGVTVLRLSAPVTGVAMTVGVVMGLVCMPAVGRWLDRGARSTVVAASMLVRVLGVALLLAAPAGHIWLFATAALFLGIGNQAWPAAHAALVATVAHGRERDAALAGGRALRNAGLGTGALLATVFLAGGTTALQALAAVTGLAYLAAAVLAWSVHLHAHPAATPPKDRTDGPAPRMRTLLAANVIYVFCLNVPEIALPLVLMTQLHASPVWSAAIFVANTVLVVTLQVPVTVLMSRLSRRTVLALAGVVLAASYLGFLAATSLGHGWGAPAVAAVSVLCTIGEIIYAGSATALVTALAPAHVLGRALARFQLSTGFGLAVSPAVITALALHGPAALWGSLAATTLLSASAVAVSGGSTASGRSRSHSSPSADVIPLTHQTSER, translated from the coding sequence ATGGCAACCACCACCAAGATCCGGCCCCGCGCCCTCGTCCGCGCCTCCGGAGGCCCCCGCTACGCCGTCGCCCTGGCCGTGGACGCGCTCGGCACCGGCCTGCTTCGGCCCTTTCTGCTGCTTTACGGGGTGACGGTGCTGCGGCTGTCCGCGCCGGTCACCGGCGTCGCCATGACGGTCGGCGTCGTCATGGGTCTGGTGTGCATGCCCGCGGTGGGCCGATGGCTGGACCGGGGCGCACGCAGCACGGTCGTGGCAGCGTCGATGCTGGTGCGGGTGCTGGGCGTGGCGCTGCTGCTGGCCGCCCCGGCGGGGCACATCTGGCTGTTCGCGACGGCGGCGCTCTTCCTCGGCATCGGCAACCAGGCATGGCCGGCCGCCCACGCAGCTCTCGTGGCCACGGTCGCCCACGGCCGGGAACGCGACGCCGCTCTCGCGGGAGGCCGCGCCCTGCGCAACGCCGGCCTGGGCACGGGCGCGCTCCTCGCCACCGTGTTCCTGGCAGGCGGCACCACCGCGTTGCAGGCGCTGGCAGCCGTCACCGGGCTCGCCTATCTCGCTGCGGCGGTCTTGGCGTGGTCGGTCCACCTGCACGCGCATCCGGCCGCCACCCCGCCCAAGGACAGGACCGACGGGCCCGCACCCCGGATGCGCACGCTGCTGGCCGCCAACGTGATCTATGTCTTCTGCCTCAACGTCCCCGAAATCGCGCTCCCGCTGGTTCTGATGACACAGCTGCACGCATCCCCGGTGTGGTCGGCAGCCATCTTCGTGGCCAACACGGTGCTGGTGGTCACCCTGCAGGTTCCGGTCACCGTCCTGATGTCCCGCCTCTCCCGGCGGACTGTGCTGGCTCTCGCCGGCGTGGTACTCGCCGCGTCCTATCTCGGCTTCCTCGCGGCCACCTCACTGGGGCACGGCTGGGGTGCCCCGGCGGTCGCCGCGGTGTCTGTGCTCTGCACCATCGGCGAGATCATCTATGCCGGCAGCGCCACCGCGCTCGTCACCGCCCTCGCCCCGGCCCATGTCCTGGGACGCGCCCTCGCCCGCTTCCAGCTCTCCACGGGCTTCGGCCTCGCCGTCTCCCCGGCGGTCATCACCGCTCTCGCGCTCCACGGCCCGGCCGCCCTCTGGGGCAGCCTCGCCGCTACGACGCTTCTCTCCGCCTCCGCCGTTGCCGTATCCGGCGGTTCCACGGCTTCCGGCAGGTCACGATCGCATTCCTCTCCATCGGCAGACGTCATACCGCTGACGCATCAAACCAGTGAGAGGTGA